The following are encoded together in the Cyanobacterium aponinum PCC 10605 genome:
- the gcvH gene encoding glycine cleavage system protein GcvH yields MTLEYPEDLRYLDSHEYVRLDGEIATIGITAFAIEELGDIVFLELPELGDAIEVEDNIGTIESVKAVSEIYAPVAGTVIDRNDMLIESPEAIADDPYGEGWLIKVRLDNPDDELENTLSVQEYRSLIEPEE; encoded by the coding sequence ATGACCTTAGAATATCCAGAAGATTTAAGATACCTCGATTCTCATGAATATGTGCGTCTTGACGGAGAAATTGCCACCATCGGTATTACAGCGTTTGCTATTGAGGAGTTGGGAGATATTGTTTTCCTAGAATTGCCCGAATTAGGAGATGCGATCGAAGTTGAAGATAATATAGGTACAATTGAATCAGTTAAAGCCGTTTCTGAAATTTATGCCCCCGTAGCAGGTACAGTAATAGATCGTAATGATATGTTAATTGAATCTCCAGAAGCGATCGCAGATGATCCTTACGGAGAAGGATGGCTAATCAAAGTTAGACTGGATAACCCTGACGATGAACTAGAAAATACACTTTCTGTACAAGAGTATCGATCGTTAATTGAACCTGAAGAATAA
- a CDS encoding type II toxin-antitoxin system Phd/YefM family antitoxin — MTIEQMIKSFDQLSAQEQDNLLEILRQRRSQLTKGEDLPNESELEEAITPSTAKVETVDDLKVDLGKEKQGFWSALQDFRRRVDLESLDDDTFDNLRDKSPGRDVIL; from the coding sequence ATGACGATCGAACAAATGATTAAATCCTTTGACCAATTATCAGCACAAGAGCAAGATAACCTATTAGAAATTCTGCGTCAACGTCGCTCTCAATTAACAAAGGGTGAAGATTTACCTAATGAGAGTGAGTTAGAAGAAGCGATCACCCCTAGCACTGCTAAAGTGGAAACAGTGGATGATTTAAAAGTGGATTTAGGCAAGGAAAAACAAGGTTTTTGGTCAGCTTTACAAGATTTTCGCCGTCGGGTTGATTTAGAATCTCTGGATGATGATACTTTTGACAATTTACGAGATAAATCACCGGGTAGGGATGTCATTTTATGA
- a CDS encoding CBS domain-containing protein encodes MDLILCHQTADFDALGAAVGLTKLHPGAKIVLTGGAHPSVRKFLALHRDELALMEFRSVNPALIRHLFIVDTQRRDRIGKAVEWLELDNVKSVTIYDHHEENGQISADNFLKYIEKVGSCSTIICELLQQKSIGLNSVEATAMALGIHVDTGSLTFEQTTPRDALALAWLMTQDVNIRTLGEYVEPSLAPALRKLLPHALKSIQSLTVNGYTISWLLVETPHFIPGLSNLTSRIIDLVETDVLLFGHYYGHNVEKQKQGKLTIIGRSSLESVNLAQIFTAFTGGGHSSAASFTLRCPNPHDIIEQLLTQIENQIPSPLTARDLMAYPVRTIRPYTTIEEAQRILLRYGHSGLVVVNKEKELVGVISRRDIDLALHHGFSHAPVKGYMTKNVQVINPETALSEIEELMVKNDIGRLPVMENGQLIGIVTRTDVLRHLHSARLNSHPNSSNNLPLVSCLLPSLEKKLHPPIWKLLQQTATYAQQQGWHLYLVGGGVRDLLLTDNHTTLNLQDIDLVVDGFHRATTPEAGVKLAEALQAIYPQSRLSIHGQFQTAALLWHKDPQLGSLWLDIATARTEFYPYPAANPEVESSSIRQDLYRRDFTINALAVRLTQPHQGELLDFFGGVEDVRSHFIRVLHPNSFIEDPTRIYRAVRFAVRLNFDIETQTREYIDYAVNSGVFERVSLEKNSIPALTTRLKAELTYILQAQYWQPALKLLQEVGALRCLHRNCQITPNLWWQIRCLDRWLKYYHADSYNPSVSSWLLRLEIILSSFPEGVIVANNLELPKESIQRLSHLSENNEKIKHYLPTCQNISEKVEFLANYQSITLLLIAVKNSKPIRRTIWNYLMHWSKVKSPLDGKDLQKLGYKPSKLYKEILNKVLALYLDGKIKNQREAENFVLKNYPMNN; translated from the coding sequence GTGGATTTAATCTTATGTCATCAAACTGCTGATTTTGATGCCCTTGGGGCGGCAGTGGGATTAACTAAATTACACCCGGGTGCAAAAATAGTTTTAACAGGAGGGGCTCATCCTTCCGTCCGTAAATTTTTAGCACTCCATCGAGATGAGTTAGCGTTGATGGAATTTCGCTCCGTTAATCCTGCTTTAATTCGTCATCTTTTCATAGTGGATACTCAAAGGCGCGATCGCATCGGTAAAGCAGTAGAATGGTTAGAATTAGATAATGTGAAATCTGTGACGATTTATGACCACCACGAGGAAAATGGACAGATTAGTGCGGATAATTTCCTTAAGTATATAGAAAAAGTCGGATCTTGTTCCACAATTATTTGTGAACTTTTGCAACAAAAATCTATTGGTTTAAATTCAGTAGAAGCCACAGCAATGGCATTAGGTATTCATGTGGATACGGGTTCATTGACTTTTGAACAAACTACCCCCAGAGATGCTCTAGCTTTAGCTTGGTTGATGACTCAAGATGTCAATATTCGCACATTAGGGGAATATGTTGAGCCTAGTCTTGCCCCTGCTTTAAGAAAACTGTTACCCCATGCCCTCAAAAGTATCCAATCCTTAACAGTTAATGGTTATACTATCAGTTGGTTATTAGTAGAAACTCCCCACTTTATCCCCGGTTTATCAAACCTCACCAGTCGCATTATTGATTTAGTAGAAACCGATGTTTTACTATTTGGCCACTATTATGGGCATAATGTGGAGAAACAAAAACAAGGAAAACTAACTATTATTGGCAGGAGTAGCTTAGAATCCGTTAATTTAGCTCAAATATTTACTGCTTTTACAGGGGGAGGCCATAGTAGCGCCGCATCCTTTACTTTACGTTGTCCAAATCCCCACGATATTATTGAACAATTACTGACACAAATTGAAAATCAGATACCTTCTCCTCTCACCGCAAGGGATTTAATGGCTTATCCTGTGCGTACCATTCGCCCCTATACCACCATTGAGGAAGCCCAAAGAATCTTACTGCGTTATGGACATTCTGGTTTAGTAGTAGTTAATAAGGAAAAAGAATTAGTGGGGGTTATTTCTCGCCGTGACATTGATTTAGCTCTACATCATGGTTTTTCCCATGCCCCTGTTAAGGGTTATATGACGAAAAATGTGCAGGTAATTAATCCTGAAACTGCTTTATCTGAGATAGAGGAATTGATGGTTAAAAATGATATTGGTAGGTTGCCTGTGATGGAAAATGGGCAGTTAATAGGTATTGTGACGCGCACGGACGTTTTACGGCATCTGCACTCGGCTAGGCTTAATTCTCATCCCAATTCTAGTAATAATCTTCCTCTTGTCTCTTGCTTATTGCCTTCTTTAGAGAAAAAATTACACCCTCCTATCTGGAAATTGTTACAACAAACGGCAACTTATGCCCAACAACAGGGATGGCATTTATATTTAGTGGGAGGAGGAGTGAGAGATTTATTGTTAACGGATAACCATACCACTCTCAATTTACAGGATATTGATTTAGTGGTGGATGGTTTTCATCGGGCAACTACTCCCGAAGCAGGGGTGAAATTAGCCGAAGCCTTACAAGCTATCTACCCTCAAAGCCGTCTCAGTATTCATGGACAATTCCAGACTGCCGCTCTATTATGGCATAAAGACCCCCAATTAGGCTCATTATGGTTAGATATTGCCACCGCGCGCACGGAGTTTTATCCTTATCCTGCGGCTAATCCTGAAGTAGAATCAAGCTCAATTCGCCAAGATTTATACCGTCGAGATTTTACTATCAATGCTTTGGCAGTGCGTTTGACTCAACCCCATCAAGGGGAATTATTAGATTTTTTCGGTGGTGTGGAAGATGTGCGATCGCACTTTATTAGAGTATTACATCCGAATAGCTTTATAGAAGATCCTACCAGAATTTATCGAGCGGTGCGTTTTGCGGTAAGGTTAAATTTCGACATTGAAACCCAAACCAGAGAATATATTGATTATGCCGTCAATAGTGGTGTATTTGAAAGAGTATCCTTAGAAAAAAATTCTATCCCTGCCCTAACAACCCGTCTCAAAGCCGAATTAACTTACATTCTTCAGGCACAATACTGGCAACCCGCCTTAAAACTATTACAAGAAGTAGGGGCTTTGCGTTGTCTTCATCGTAATTGTCAAATTACCCCAAATTTGTGGTGGCAAATACGTTGTTTAGATCGTTGGCTAAAGTATTATCATGCAGATAGTTATAATCCTTCCGTATCTTCATGGTTATTGCGCTTAGAAATCATCCTCTCTAGTTTTCCAGAAGGAGTAATCGTCGCCAATAACTTAGAGTTACCGAAAGAGAGTATTCAAAGATTGTCTCATTTAAGTGAAAATAACGAAAAAATAAAACATTATCTACCCACTTGTCAAAATATAAGCGAAAAGGTAGAATTTTTAGCAAATTATCAATCTATTACCCTTTTACTCATTGCCGTTAAAAATAGTAAACCAATTAGACGTACTATTTGGAATTATTTAATGCACTGGAGTAAAGTAAAATCTCCTTTAGATGGTAAAGATTTACAAAAACTAGGTTATAAGCCAAGTAAACTATATAAAGAAATTTTAAATAAAGTACTGGCTTTATATTTAGATGGCAAAATAAAAAATCAAAGGGAAGCTGAAAACTTTGTTCTCAAGAATTACCCTATGAACAATTAG